One Candidatus Paceibacterota bacterium DNA segment encodes these proteins:
- a CDS encoding vitamin B12-dependent ribonucleotide reductase has translation MTAPHIHSPLPSSERQSGNGHASDEARGSAMPAQTSRGLSWERRFGVGHPYDAISWERRTAKITKGDGTVVFEQRDVEVPAFWTQTATDIVASKYFRGKKNTPQREASVKQMIDRVAKTIGAWGLQGGYFATPLDAQNFTFDLTYLLVNQYFSFNSPVWFNVGVSDHPQCSACFILAVEDTMPSILEWYREEGLIFKGGSGSGLNLSKLRSSKEQLSKGGYSSGPVSFMKGADGVANTIKSGGATRRAAKMVVLNVDHPDLKDFIYAKKHIEDMTSALVASGFTNNLDGDLFSPYTLLPYQNANNSVRVSDAFMQAVEADGPWEFKAVTTGETIEQVRAREVMDWIADAAWHSADPGMQYDTTINRWHTCPNTGPITASNPCSEYMHIDNSACNLASLNLLKYVREDGVFETDFFRKSVDTIILAQEIIVGFSSYPTEKIGRNAVDYRQLGLGYANLGALLMVLGLPYDSDEGRALAGQITSLMCGEAYRMSADIASRMGPFAGYAKNREPMLRVLDMHRAAAEDLYRVAQNSGKTDTALAHASRTVWHEARELAEQYGVRNAQVTVLAPTGTIAFMMDCDTTGIEPDLALVKYKKLVGGGILKLVNGQVPAALARLGYSDSEIQDITAYLMEKDTIEGAPHLRPEHLAVFDCSFKAQHGTRSISYMGHLRMMSAAQPFISGAISKTVNLPHDATVADVRDAYIQAWKLGLKAIAVYRDGSKGVQPLNTSKEDKKDPAGDVMAAGTYRRDRLPNERPSVTHRFSVAGHEGYLIVGLYPESRMPGEVFISIAKEGSTVSGLLNTIAILISVALQSGVPLASLVRKFKDMAFTPAGFTENQDIPTAKSITDYVFRYLGLKFLPPEEREAIFGPGFDHVAPVSAPLAEVMESTQAPLPIPTATEHVTNRVAAQTSVDAPVCQCGTLMVRAGSCYSCPNCFATTGVCN, from the coding sequence ATGACTGCACCACACATACACTCCCCATTGCCATCGTCGGAACGGCAATCGGGCAATGGTCACGCTTCCGACGAAGCACGCGGTTCTGCTATGCCAGCGCAAACTTCAAGAGGGCTCTCGTGGGAGCGCCGTTTTGGCGTTGGCCACCCGTACGATGCCATCTCGTGGGAGCGCCGCACGGCAAAAATTACCAAAGGCGATGGAACGGTTGTGTTTGAGCAGCGTGATGTTGAAGTGCCGGCATTCTGGACACAAACAGCAACCGACATTGTTGCGTCTAAGTACTTCCGTGGCAAGAAAAATACCCCACAGCGTGAAGCGAGTGTAAAACAGATGATTGATCGCGTTGCAAAAACCATTGGTGCGTGGGGTTTGCAGGGCGGTTACTTTGCCACGCCGCTTGATGCACAAAACTTTACCTTCGACCTCACTTATTTACTGGTAAACCAGTACTTCTCTTTCAATAGTCCCGTATGGTTTAACGTCGGTGTTTCTGATCATCCCCAATGCTCCGCATGTTTTATCTTGGCAGTTGAAGACACAATGCCATCGATCCTTGAGTGGTATCGGGAAGAGGGACTGATCTTCAAGGGTGGTTCGGGATCGGGATTGAATCTCTCAAAGCTGCGCTCATCAAAAGAACAGCTTTCAAAGGGCGGTTATTCATCGGGGCCGGTTTCATTCATGAAGGGGGCTGACGGCGTTGCAAACACCATCAAGTCAGGCGGCGCGACGCGTCGTGCTGCAAAAATGGTGGTACTGAACGTTGACCACCCAGATCTCAAGGATTTTATCTACGCTAAGAAGCACATTGAGGACATGACGAGCGCCTTGGTGGCAAGCGGGTTCACGAACAATCTCGATGGCGATCTTTTTAGCCCGTACACGCTCTTGCCGTATCAAAATGCGAATAATTCCGTACGTGTTTCTGACGCGTTTATGCAAGCAGTCGAGGCAGACGGTCCCTGGGAGTTTAAAGCGGTGACAACAGGGGAAACAATCGAACAAGTTCGTGCCCGCGAAGTTATGGACTGGATTGCCGATGCGGCATGGCACAGCGCAGATCCGGGCATGCAGTATGACACCACTATTAATCGCTGGCACACCTGTCCGAATACAGGTCCTATCACTGCATCGAATCCGTGCAGCGAATATATGCACATCGATAACTCAGCATGCAATCTCGCGTCACTCAATCTCTTAAAATACGTGCGTGAAGATGGTGTGTTTGAGACTGACTTCTTCCGCAAATCTGTCGATACGATCATCCTGGCGCAGGAGATTATCGTTGGCTTCTCGTCATACCCGACGGAAAAGATTGGTCGCAATGCTGTTGACTATCGTCAGCTCGGGTTGGGGTATGCAAACCTCGGCGCCCTTCTCATGGTGCTTGGCCTGCCTTACGATTCCGATGAAGGCCGCGCTCTTGCGGGCCAAATTACATCTCTGATGTGTGGTGAGGCGTACCGCATGTCGGCAGATATAGCATCTCGCATGGGGCCATTTGCGGGATACGCAAAGAATCGCGAGCCTATGCTCCGTGTGCTAGATATGCACCGTGCTGCTGCGGAAGATCTCTATCGTGTTGCTCAGAACTCTGGAAAAACCGACACGGCACTCGCCCATGCGTCGCGTACTGTGTGGCATGAAGCGCGCGAGCTTGCTGAACAGTACGGAGTGCGCAACGCGCAAGTTACCGTTCTCGCACCAACAGGAACTATCGCGTTCATGATGGATTGCGATACGACGGGCATTGAGCCAGATCTCGCACTTGTAAAATACAAGAAGCTTGTCGGTGGCGGCATACTCAAGCTCGTCAACGGTCAGGTGCCGGCGGCACTTGCTCGCCTCGGCTACAGCGACTCTGAGATTCAAGACATCACCGCGTACTTGATGGAAAAGGATACTATCGAAGGTGCGCCACACCTCCGTCCTGAGCACCTCGCCGTATTCGATTGCTCATTTAAAGCTCAGCATGGCACTCGTAGCATCAGCTATATGGGCCACCTGCGCATGATGTCAGCAGCACAGCCGTTTATTTCGGGCGCCATCTCAAAGACGGTCAACCTTCCCCATGATGCAACCGTAGCCGATGTGCGTGATGCGTATATTCAGGCGTGGAAGTTGGGCCTCAAAGCTATCGCGGTCTACCGTGATGGATCGAAAGGTGTTCAGCCACTCAATACGAGCAAGGAAGACAAGAAAGACCCGGCGGGTGATGTCATGGCAGCTGGGACATATCGTCGCGATCGACTTCCAAATGAGCGACCGTCAGTGACGCATCGCTTCTCAGTGGCGGGCCATGAAGGCTATTTGATCGTCGGCCTCTATCCAGAGTCGCGAATGCCTGGCGAAGTATTCATCTCAATCGCAAAGGAGGGGAGTACCGTATCGGGGCTTCTTAACACAATCGCTATTCTCATTTCAGTCGCACTTCAGTCTGGAGTTCCGCTCGCATCACTTGTCCGTAAGTTCAAGGATATGGCATTCACCCCCGCTGGCTTTACAGAGAATCAAGATATTCCTACGGCAAAATCGATCACAGACTATGTGTTCCGATATTTAGGCCTGAAATTCCTGCCGCCAGAGGAGCGTGAGGCAATCTTTGGTCCTGGATTTGATCACGTTGCACCTGTGAGCGCCCCGCTTGCAGAAGTAATGGAGAGCACTCAAGCGCCGCTGCCTATACCAACCGCTACTGAGCATGTCACTAATCGTGTCGCTGCTCAGACGAGCGTTGATGCTCCCGTGTGCCAGTGCGGTACTCTTATGGTGCGGGCAGGCTCCTGCTACTCATGCCCCAACTGTTTTGCGACTACGGGGGTGTGTAACTAG
- a CDS encoding nucleoside-diphosphate kinase: MHTENGLERTLVLLKPDAIDRGIVGEVMTRFERVGLKMVGLKMLVSEKDTAEKHYTEDLARRRGEAIRNLMISMLTSGPIIALALEGVDAVEVVRKMIGATEPKAAAPGTIRGDYTHVSYRYADAKGMGIFNLIHASDSSENAQAELSVWFKPEELVSHKPGYTKMTLRED; this comes from the coding sequence ATGCATACCGAAAACGGATTAGAACGAACGCTGGTTCTGTTAAAGCCCGATGCCATTGATCGCGGCATCGTAGGAGAGGTGATGACGCGCTTTGAGCGCGTGGGCCTTAAAATGGTGGGTCTCAAAATGCTTGTGTCGGAAAAAGACACCGCAGAGAAACACTACACTGAAGATCTTGCGCGGCGCCGTGGAGAGGCGATTCGTAATCTCATGATCAGCATGCTCACATCGGGGCCGATTATCGCGCTTGCTCTTGAGGGTGTCGATGCCGTTGAGGTGGTGCGCAAAATGATCGGCGCCACAGAGCCAAAAGCTGCGGCTCCTGGAACGATTCGCGGCGACTACACGCATGTGAGCTACCGGTATGCCGATGCAAAAGGCATGGGTATATTTAACCTTATCCACGCGTCAGACTCTTCAGAGAACGCACAAGCTGAATTAAGCGTGTGGTTTAAGCCAGAAGAGCTCGTATCCCACAAGCCGGGATATACGAAAATGACCTTGCGCGAGGACTAG
- the fusA gene encoding elongation factor G, producing MADYPIEKIRNFGVIAHIDAGKTTTSERILFYTGMSHKIGEVHEGDTVMDWMEQERERGITITAAATTAYWTPTDAAGDASKKVRMNIIDTPGHIDFTIEVKRSLRVLDGAVVVFDGVAGVEPQSETNWRYADDYKVPRICFINKLDRLGASFERSYLSILDRLSPNAVKVQIPDGHEDQFKGIVDLMTMEYVSFEGERGEKIIKGEIPAHLKEAAEKERAVMIERIVENDDVAMSEYLEGKEIPLARLREILRKAVIENKIFPVYCGSALKNKGVQLVLDAVAYYLPSPIDIADTKAKDGKTGEDTTVKHDDNAPFTALAFKTATDPFVGSLTFFRVYSGKLTAGSYVLNTRSGNQERISRIVRLHADQREEIKEIFAGNIAATVGLKDTKTGDTLCDPATPMFLEGIDIPEPVISLRIEPKTKADQEKMGLALKKLSDEDPTFRIRSDEETGEMIIAGMGELHLEILVDRMKREFSVEANVGRPQVAYKEAITDKSQAEGKYIKQSGGRGQYGHCWLRIEPLERGEGFTFKNAIKGGSIPQEFIPAIEKGVREALDKGVVAGFPLVDLKVEVYDGSYHDVDSSEVAFKIAGAMALQEAVRRAKPVILEPVMNVEVIVPDNFLGSTTGDLSSRRGQIVEVTDRGSLGLKVIHAHVPLSEMFGYATSIRSFSEGRGTFTMEFSHYEPVPANIATQIAAGKK from the coding sequence ATGGCTGATTATCCTATTGAGAAAATTCGTAACTTTGGTGTCATCGCACACATTGATGCTGGTAAGACGACAACGTCTGAGCGCATTCTTTTCTATACAGGCATGAGCCATAAAATTGGCGAAGTGCACGAAGGCGATACGGTCATGGACTGGATGGAGCAAGAGCGTGAGCGTGGTATTACGATTACCGCCGCCGCAACGACTGCGTACTGGACTCCTACCGATGCGGCAGGAGATGCGAGCAAGAAGGTTCGCATGAATATCATTGATACCCCGGGCCACATCGACTTCACGATTGAAGTGAAGCGCTCTTTGCGCGTACTCGACGGCGCCGTGGTGGTGTTCGATGGTGTCGCTGGTGTAGAGCCACAGTCAGAAACCAACTGGCGCTACGCAGATGACTACAAGGTGCCTCGCATCTGTTTTATCAATAAACTCGACCGTCTCGGTGCTTCATTTGAGCGATCCTATCTCTCCATTCTTGATCGTCTCTCGCCGAATGCAGTAAAGGTGCAAATTCCTGACGGCCATGAAGATCAGTTCAAGGGAATTGTTGATCTCATGACCATGGAGTATGTTTCGTTTGAAGGTGAGCGCGGTGAAAAGATTATTAAGGGCGAAATCCCAGCACACCTAAAAGAGGCCGCTGAGAAAGAGCGTGCAGTGATGATCGAGCGCATCGTAGAAAATGACGATGTTGCGATGAGTGAATATCTCGAAGGCAAAGAAATCCCACTCGCGCGTCTTCGCGAAATCCTCCGCAAGGCAGTCATCGAGAACAAAATTTTCCCCGTATACTGCGGTTCTGCTCTGAAAAACAAAGGTGTGCAGTTGGTGCTTGATGCTGTGGCATACTACCTCCCATCGCCAATTGATATCGCTGATACAAAGGCAAAAGACGGCAAGACCGGCGAAGATACAACGGTGAAGCATGACGATAACGCTCCGTTTACGGCGCTCGCATTTAAAACGGCAACCGATCCATTCGTTGGATCGCTGACGTTCTTCCGTGTGTATTCCGGGAAGCTCACCGCGGGTTCATACGTCTTAAATACTCGCTCGGGCAATCAAGAGCGCATCAGTCGTATCGTGCGCCTCCACGCAGATCAGCGTGAAGAAATTAAAGAAATTTTTGCAGGCAACATCGCCGCAACGGTTGGATTGAAAGACACAAAGACGGGAGATACGCTTTGTGACCCAGCAACGCCAATGTTCTTAGAGGGCATCGATATCCCAGAGCCAGTCATCTCACTTCGCATTGAGCCAAAGACGAAGGCAGACCAGGAAAAAATGGGCTTGGCACTTAAGAAGCTTTCTGATGAAGATCCAACGTTCCGCATCCGCAGTGATGAGGAAACTGGCGAGATGATCATCGCGGGCATGGGTGAGCTCCACCTTGAAATTCTCGTGGACCGTATGAAGCGCGAATTTAGCGTTGAAGCGAATGTCGGTCGCCCACAGGTTGCCTATAAAGAAGCTATTACTGATAAATCACAGGCGGAAGGTAAGTATATTAAACAGTCGGGTGGCCGCGGTCAGTATGGGCACTGCTGGTTGCGTATTGAGCCGCTTGAACGAGGCGAAGGCTTCACGTTTAAGAACGCCATTAAAGGCGGATCAATCCCTCAAGAGTTCATTCCAGCTATTGAAAAAGGCGTGCGCGAAGCGCTCGATAAGGGCGTTGTCGCAGGTTTCCCACTCGTAGATTTGAAGGTTGAAGTGTACGACGGCTCCTACCACGACGTTGACTCTTCTGAAGTCGCATTCAAAATCGCGGGCGCTATGGCACTCCAAGAAGCGGTACGGCGTGCAAAGCCAGTCATTCTTGAGCCGGTCATGAATGTTGAGGTTATTGTTCCTGACAACTTCTTGGGCTCCACTACGGGCGACCTCTCCAGCCGTCGTGGCCAGATTGTTGAAGTGACTGATCGCGGCTCGCTTGGGCTGAAGGTGATCCACGCCCACGTGCCACTTTCTGAAATGTTTGGCTATGCAACTTCGATCCGCTCGTTCTCTGAGGGCCGCGGCACGTTCACTATGGAATTTAGCCACTACGAACCAGTGCCCGCAAATATTGCGACTCAAATCGCTGCAGGAAAGAAATAA
- a CDS encoding ComEC/Rec2 family competence protein, whose amino-acid sequence MPWVVGALLWVILLGTAILCISVWRGTFGESRSGIQKRLRGVLIGLCVLSCAFGMWRFDTTATLRSRLTVFADRRAGDIAVPFSLHGFVDGAFVTRGNDGTFSLYVTAVQAGERLVPIGERVLVETSALPVHVPGTRMQVDGSIVTTTDRDVWLLRDGIRMKVRAAAVRPYDHTPYEIDAIQNIRMHALGGVMGVRSLFERAIRASVHEPASALIEGVLLGTRQFLPDAIRDAFRATGMTHILAVSGYNISVVGAGVLALLLRWVRRRRAFWFTLAVLVLFTLMTGASASVVRAAIMGGLLFFAQSYGRLPYLTNALILAACAMVFVQPFVLRYDVGFQLSFLAVVGLSWGAPVLTKMFEKTRMPSVLREPLAATLAAQAAVLPLILVVFGSLSIAAPLANILTVPIVPFVMATGFFAGVGAMLIPPLAPLLGLPAWLGSSYVLWIVEHIARLPGASISVSLPWWGGLLLACGIWGAWKYLSRSYATVASA is encoded by the coding sequence ATGCCTTGGGTTGTTGGTGCGTTGCTATGGGTTATCTTGCTGGGCACTGCGATTCTCTGTATCTCCGTGTGGCGTGGTACGTTTGGTGAGTCGCGGAGCGGCATACAAAAGCGTCTGCGGGGCGTCCTCATAGGCCTCTGCGTGTTGTCGTGCGCTTTCGGTATGTGGCGTTTTGATACCACCGCCACGCTTCGTTCTCGACTTACTGTTTTTGCTGATCGGCGCGCTGGCGATATTGCTGTACCCTTCTCGCTCCATGGCTTCGTTGACGGAGCGTTTGTGACACGAGGAAACGACGGCACATTTTCGTTGTATGTTACTGCGGTGCAGGCTGGGGAGCGTCTCGTACCCATCGGTGAGCGTGTGCTTGTCGAAACAAGTGCACTACCCGTGCATGTGCCGGGTACTCGGATGCAGGTTGACGGAAGTATCGTGACGACCACCGATCGCGATGTGTGGTTGTTGCGCGATGGTATTCGGATGAAGGTGCGTGCGGCGGCGGTTCGCCCCTATGACCATACGCCGTATGAAATAGATGCGATACAAAATATTCGCATGCATGCACTCGGAGGCGTCATGGGTGTCCGATCGCTGTTTGAACGCGCCATACGCGCGAGTGTCCATGAGCCCGCGAGCGCACTTATTGAAGGCGTGTTGCTCGGAACGCGTCAATTTCTGCCCGACGCTATCCGTGACGCATTCCGCGCTACAGGAATGACGCACATTCTTGCAGTGTCTGGATATAATATTTCCGTTGTTGGGGCGGGAGTGCTTGCGCTCTTGTTACGCTGGGTGCGAAGGCGTCGAGCTTTTTGGTTTACGCTTGCTGTACTCGTGCTCTTTACACTCATGACGGGCGCTTCTGCGTCAGTGGTTCGTGCGGCGATTATGGGCGGCCTCTTATTTTTCGCGCAAAGCTATGGGCGATTACCCTATCTTACCAATGCACTTATTCTGGCGGCATGTGCTATGGTATTCGTACAGCCATTTGTATTGCGCTATGACGTTGGGTTTCAGCTCTCATTTCTCGCGGTGGTAGGTTTGTCATGGGGCGCTCCCGTGTTGACGAAGATGTTTGAAAAGACGCGGATGCCGTCCGTCTTACGCGAACCTCTTGCGGCAACACTTGCCGCGCAGGCGGCCGTGCTCCCTCTTATTCTCGTGGTCTTCGGATCGCTTTCTATCGCAGCGCCCCTCGCTAACATTCTGACGGTACCCATTGTGCCGTTCGTCATGGCAACAGGGTTTTTTGCTGGTGTTGGAGCTATGCTTATTCCTCCGCTCGCGCCATTACTGGGTCTCCCCGCGTGGCTGGGATCTTCGTATGTCCTTTGGATTGTTGAACACATTGCGCGCCTTCCAGGGGCATCTATAAGCGTATCCTTGCCGTGGTGGGGTGGTCTCCTTCTTGCGTGTGGTATATGGGGCGCGTGGAAGTATCTTTCTCGATCATATGCAACTGTGGCTTCGGCGTGA
- the tuf gene encoding elongation factor Tu — translation MADTKFERTKPHLNIGTIGHVDHGKTTLTASILHVLDMHKGEGYGARVEGVDGIDNAPEEKARGITISLHHSEYWTPKRHYAHIDAPGHADYIKNMITGAAQMDGAILVVAATDGAMPQTREHILLARQVGVPSIIVFLNKVDMVEDQEMLDLVEAELKELLAKYGYTDSPIIRGSGLKALESKDANDQYAQAVKKLIDTCDEFIAEPTREMDKPFLMPVEDVFTIEGRGTVVTGRIERGQVKVNDEIEIVGIRPTAKTVITGIEMFNKSLDSGIAGDNAGLLLRGLKKEDVERGQVLAKAGSITPHTEFEAEIYVLTKEEGGRHTPFMKGYKPQFYFRTTDVTGETFLPEGSEMVMPGDTVNLRVKLIVPIAMEEKQRFAIREGGKTVGAGAVTKIIA, via the coding sequence ATGGCAGACACAAAGTTTGAGCGGACAAAGCCGCACTTGAATATCGGAACGATCGGACACGTAGACCACGGGAAGACAACCCTCACTGCGTCGATTTTGCACGTCTTAGACATGCACAAAGGCGAAGGGTACGGTGCCCGCGTTGAAGGTGTTGATGGTATCGACAATGCTCCAGAAGAAAAGGCACGTGGTATCACCATCTCTTTGCACCACTCTGAATATTGGACCCCAAAGCGTCACTACGCACACATCGACGCTCCTGGTCACGCAGACTATATTAAGAACATGATCACGGGTGCCGCTCAGATGGACGGCGCAATCCTCGTGGTTGCTGCAACTGATGGCGCAATGCCTCAGACCCGCGAGCACATTCTCTTGGCACGCCAAGTCGGCGTTCCTTCCATCATCGTCTTCTTGAATAAAGTAGACATGGTAGAGGACCAAGAAATGCTTGACCTCGTTGAAGCAGAGCTCAAGGAATTGCTTGCAAAGTACGGTTACACTGATTCTCCAATCATCCGCGGTTCTGGCTTGAAGGCCCTTGAGTCCAAGGATGCTAATGACCAGTACGCCCAGGCAGTGAAGAAGCTCATCGATACATGCGATGAATTTATTGCAGAGCCAACGCGTGAAATGGATAAGCCATTCCTCATGCCTGTTGAAGACGTGTTTACGATCGAAGGTCGCGGCACGGTAGTCACTGGCCGTATTGAACGTGGCCAGGTGAAGGTGAACGACGAAATCGAAATCGTCGGCATTCGCCCAACAGCCAAGACCGTGATCACGGGTATCGAAATGTTTAACAAGTCCCTCGATTCTGGTATCGCAGGTGACAACGCCGGCCTCTTGCTCCGCGGTTTGAAGAAAGAAGATGTGGAGCGCGGCCAGGTGCTCGCAAAAGCTGGCTCCATCACGCCGCACACCGAATTTGAGGCTGAAATCTACGTACTCACGAAAGAAGAGGGTGGTCGCCATACGCCATTCATGAAGGGCTACAAGCCGCAGTTTTACTTCCGCACCACGGATGTAACCGGCGAGACCTTCCTGCCAGAAGGATCAGAAATGGTCATGCCTGGTGACACTGTCAACCTTCGCGTGAAATTAATTGTACCGATCGCCATGGAAGAAAAGCAGCGCTTCGCAATTCGCGAAGGCGGCAAGACCGTTGGTGCCGGTGCTGTAACAAAGATTATCGCCTAA
- the rpsL gene encoding 30S ribosomal protein S12, translating to MPTLNQLLKRPRVAVRAKTKAPAMVFGLNTLKNRPIRYPAPFKRGVCVKVTTMTPKKPNSAIRKIARVRLSNGMEVTAYIPGIGHNLQEHSVVMIRGGRVKDLPGVRYHIVRGVLDAAGVDGRKQERSKYGVKRPK from the coding sequence ATGCCAACATTGAATCAATTACTCAAGCGTCCGCGTGTCGCGGTCCGCGCAAAAACAAAAGCACCAGCGATGGTGTTCGGCTTGAATACTCTCAAGAATCGTCCTATTCGCTATCCAGCCCCATTTAAGCGCGGCGTGTGTGTGAAAGTCACTACGATGACCCCGAAGAAGCCAAACTCGGCTATCCGTAAGATTGCTCGCGTTCGTCTCTCAAATGGCATGGAAGTAACCGCATACATTCCAGGCATCGGCCACAATCTCCAAGAGCACTCTGTAGTGATGATTCGCGGCGGTCGCGTAAAAGACTTGCCAGGTGTCCGCTATCACATTGTGCGCGGTGTCTTGGATGCAGCTGGCGTAGACGGTCGCAAACAAGAGCGCTCGAAGTATGGAGTGAAGCGTCCTAAGTAA
- a CDS encoding ComEC/Rec2 family competence protein, whose amino-acid sequence MQLWLRREWARIALLLVLGVLCALVAYAPDAGSERLVVSLLNVGQGEALFIQTPQGRQILIDGGPDASVLEELGSVMPLGDRTIDLVVLTHAHSDHVSGLVHVLERYNVSGILETGAPYTTGVYSAWREAVAREGATAVQALPGRRIVLDSDTTLTVYAPNPTRAAAEKNPNNASVVLMLQHGVVRMLLTGDIEAPVEQRLLAQGADLAADILKVGHQGSRTSSTLPFVMRVSPRVGIMSVGAGNTYGHPHRVVTERLANLGIPYYRTDVHGRITIESDGTAFAVRPQH is encoded by the coding sequence ATGCAACTGTGGCTTCGGCGTGAATGGGCGCGTATCGCCCTCTTATTGGTGTTGGGCGTTCTCTGCGCGCTTGTTGCATACGCGCCCGACGCAGGCTCTGAGCGTCTTGTTGTATCGCTTCTTAATGTTGGGCAGGGGGAAGCGCTTTTTATACAGACGCCGCAAGGTCGGCAGATACTCATCGACGGCGGTCCAGATGCTTCGGTATTAGAAGAATTGGGATCAGTCATGCCCCTTGGAGACAGGACTATTGACCTTGTAGTGCTTACTCATGCGCACAGTGATCATGTTTCGGGCTTAGTACATGTCTTAGAACGGTACAACGTTTCCGGTATTCTTGAGACGGGCGCTCCGTATACAACAGGAGTATATAGTGCGTGGCGAGAGGCAGTGGCGCGCGAAGGTGCAACAGCAGTTCAGGCGCTTCCAGGACGACGCATTGTACTTGATAGCGACACAACGCTTACCGTGTATGCGCCAAATCCTACACGTGCGGCGGCGGAAAAGAACCCAAACAATGCATCGGTGGTACTCATGCTGCAACATGGTGTGGTGCGGATGCTGCTGACAGGCGATATTGAGGCGCCAGTCGAACAGCGTCTATTGGCGCAAGGTGCGGATCTAGCCGCAGACATCCTAAAGGTGGGGCACCAGGGTTCGCGCACATCGTCGACCTTACCTTTTGTCATGCGCGTTTCTCCGCGCGTTGGAATTATGAGCGTTGGAGCGGGTAATACGTACGGACATCCTCACCGAGTAGTTACTGAACGCCTTGCGAACCTTGGGATTCCATACTATCGTACAGACGTACACGGACGAATAACCATTGAAAGCGACGGCACCGCATTCGCAGTCCGTCCGCAACACTAA
- the rpsG gene encoding 30S ribosomal protein S7 produces the protein MRRPIKKRPIVDPDSVYSSALVARIINSVMKDGKKSIAQRTVYAALNDLEKRAEKPALEALELAVQNVAPNVQLKSRRVGGANYQVPVEVGPARRLALAIRWIVGSARSQKGKPMNVKLADELFAAFQNTGSAVKKRADMHRMAEANKAFAHLAW, from the coding sequence ATGCGTCGTCCTATAAAAAAGCGTCCGATTGTAGATCCAGATTCTGTATATTCTAGCGCCCTTGTCGCGCGCATTATTAACTCCGTCATGAAAGACGGAAAGAAATCTATTGCGCAGCGCACTGTGTATGCTGCGTTGAATGATCTTGAAAAGCGCGCCGAAAAACCAGCGCTTGAAGCCCTAGAGCTTGCGGTTCAGAATGTCGCCCCAAACGTCCAACTCAAGTCTCGCCGTGTCGGCGGTGCGAACTATCAGGTTCCGGTAGAGGTTGGGCCAGCTCGTCGCCTCGCGCTCGCAATTCGTTGGATTGTCGGCTCCGCGCGCTCTCAGAAGGGCAAGCCGATGAACGTGAAGCTTGCTGATGAACTCTTTGCCGCATTCCAAAATACTGGTTCTGCAGTGAAGAAGCGCGCCGACATGCATCGCATGGCAGAGGCAAACAAAGCATTCGCACATTTGGCATGGTAA
- a CDS encoding site-2 protease family protein — protein sequence MPDSFFLGAISIAMLVMSVVAHEYAHGAVADALGDPTARLSGRLTLNPLKHLDPFGSVILPFLLVVSGLPAFGYARPVPYDPLLLSDRRRGPAMVAFAGPATNIILSLLCALALRAGVVSVDTIPGALVATAGFMNAILALFNLIPIPPLDGHWIAGTLGGLTGARLMAAARRMQVPLFLVALFFVVPILGNIAYAIFAALAGI from the coding sequence ATGCCTGACAGCTTCTTTCTTGGCGCCATTTCCATCGCAATGCTTGTGATGTCTGTTGTTGCGCACGAATATGCGCACGGCGCCGTTGCCGATGCCCTGGGTGATCCAACGGCTCGACTTTCTGGGCGCCTCACTCTCAATCCTCTCAAGCATCTTGATCCATTCGGTTCCGTTATCCTCCCATTTCTGTTGGTGGTGAGCGGTTTGCCAGCTTTTGGCTATGCTCGGCCAGTGCCGTATGACCCGCTCCTACTCTCTGATAGGCGGCGTGGGCCAGCTATGGTGGCCTTTGCGGGGCCAGCGACAAATATCATTCTCTCGCTCTTGTGCGCGCTTGCGCTACGAGCGGGGGTTGTTTCAGTGGACACAATCCCCGGAGCCCTAGTGGCGACTGCCGGCTTTATGAATGCCATTCTCGCGCTTTTTAATCTGATTCCAATTCCGCCGCTTGATGGCCACTGGATCGCCGGAACGCTTGGAGGACTTACGGGTGCGCGCCTTATGGCTGCGGCTCGCCGTATGCAGGTTCCGCTTTTTCTTGTCGCCCTTTTCTTTGTGGTGCCTATTTTGGGCAACATAGCGTATGCGATCTTCGCTGCCCTTGCTGGGATTTGA